The proteins below are encoded in one region of Segatella copri:
- a CDS encoding 5'-nucleotidase C-terminal domain-containing protein has translation MKKKNGMKVALASTVMLLMTSPAFAQKYKVAKVERTRILVDQKWDAQPDAEAARFIAPYKSKVDSIMGPVVGHIAHDMTRHRPESELSNLLCDILVWGGKQFEEQPVFAVYNMGGIRSNLAKGKVTIGDVNDMAPFENKICFLTLKGDKVLELFQQIAHRGGEGLSHAVRMVITKDGKLKSVTLNGEPVDPEKSYRVATLDYLAEGNDQLVAFKSGTDVFAPKQKENNVRYIIMNYFREMQAQGKEVKSKIEGRCVVE, from the coding sequence ATGAAGAAAAAGAATGGTATGAAGGTGGCACTTGCATCAACGGTGATGCTGCTGATGACAAGTCCGGCTTTCGCCCAGAAATACAAGGTGGCGAAGGTGGAGAGAACCCGAATATTGGTTGATCAGAAATGGGATGCACAGCCTGATGCTGAGGCTGCCAGGTTTATCGCTCCTTATAAGAGTAAGGTAGACAGTATCATGGGCCCTGTTGTAGGTCATATTGCTCATGATATGACCCGTCACCGTCCGGAGAGCGAACTCAGTAACTTGCTCTGTGACATTCTGGTATGGGGTGGCAAGCAGTTTGAAGAACAGCCTGTTTTCGCTGTTTACAATATGGGTGGCATCCGTTCTAATCTTGCCAAGGGAAAGGTTACTATAGGCGATGTGAACGATATGGCTCCTTTCGAGAACAAAATCTGTTTCCTGACCCTGAAGGGCGATAAGGTTCTGGAACTCTTCCAGCAGATAGCTCATCGTGGCGGCGAAGGCTTGAGCCATGCTGTAAGAATGGTCATCACCAAGGATGGCAAGCTGAAGAGCGTTACGCTGAACGGTGAACCTGTTGATCCGGAGAAGAGTTACCGCGTTGCAACCCTCGATTATCTTGCCGAAGGTAATGACCAGCTCGTAGCCTTCAAGAGCGGAACCGATGTCTTTGCTCCTAAGCAGAAAGAGAACAATGTGCGCTACATCATCATGAATTATTTCCGTGAGATGCAGGCACAGGGCAAGGAGGTGAAATCTAAGATTGAAGGCCGCTGCGTGGTAGAATAG
- the rplS gene encoding 50S ribosomal protein L19, with translation MDLIKVAEEAFATGKKFPEFKAGDTITVAYKIVEGTKERIQLYRGVVIKISGHGDKKRFTVRKMSGTVGVERIFPIESPAIDSIEVNKRGKVRRAKLYYLRKLTGKKARIAEKKTVTKGAE, from the coding sequence ATGGATTTGATTAAAGTTGCTGAAGAAGCATTTGCAACCGGCAAGAAGTTCCCTGAGTTCAAGGCAGGTGATACTATCACAGTCGCTTACAAAATCGTCGAGGGTACTAAGGAGCGTATCCAGCTCTATCGTGGTGTTGTTATCAAGATCTCTGGTCATGGTGACAAGAAGCGTTTTACAGTTCGCAAGATGTCTGGTACTGTAGGTGTTGAGCGTATCTTCCCTATCGAGTCACCAGCTATCGATTCTATCGAGGTGAACAAGCGTGGTAAGGTTCGTCGCGCTAAGTTGTATTACTTGCGTAAGCTTACTGGTAAGAAGGCTCGTATCGCTGAGAAGAAGACTGTAACTAAGGGTGCAGAATAA
- the pgeF gene encoding peptidoglycan editing factor PgeF has translation MIKEYQVASGVMAFSTTRKGGVSQGNYGEFNINEFCGDFAEHVAENRKRLATELGIDTAHIIMPHQVHGVEVRNIAGEFLTMPENIRKMVLEGVDAVMTDQKGVCIGVSTADCIPVLLYDEEHQAVAAIHAGWRGTLARIVHKTIQEMAFTYHTDPKKLKAVIGPGISLDHFEVGDEVYEAFEQAAFPMEEIAEQRPNAAFSVDPAERERLAAEGNIVQPLKWHLNLPLCNRQILLHCGVAEENIQDCGICTFAHSDEYFSARKLGIESGRIYTGILLK, from the coding sequence ATGATCAAAGAATATCAGGTAGCTTCTGGTGTCATGGCTTTCTCTACAACCCGCAAGGGTGGAGTGAGCCAGGGCAACTATGGCGAATTTAATATCAATGAGTTTTGCGGTGATTTTGCCGAGCATGTTGCAGAGAACCGCAAGCGTCTTGCCACAGAGTTGGGTATTGATACAGCCCATATCATCATGCCCCATCAGGTACATGGAGTAGAGGTGCGCAATATTGCCGGTGAGTTTCTCACCATGCCTGAGAATATCCGCAAGATGGTGCTCGAAGGTGTAGATGCCGTGATGACTGACCAGAAAGGTGTATGTATCGGTGTTTCTACTGCCGATTGCATCCCTGTGCTTCTTTATGATGAGGAGCATCAGGCTGTGGCTGCCATCCATGCCGGCTGGCGTGGTACGCTGGCTCGCATCGTGCATAAAACCATTCAGGAGATGGCGTTTACCTATCATACCGACCCGAAGAAGTTGAAGGCAGTGATAGGTCCGGGCATTTCGCTCGACCATTTCGAGGTGGGCGATGAGGTTTACGAGGCGTTCGAGCAGGCAGCTTTCCCTATGGAAGAGATTGCCGAACAGCGTCCTAATGCCGCGTTCTCGGTTGATCCTGCTGAGCGTGAGCGCCTGGCTGCTGAGGGTAATATCGTGCAGCCGCTGAAATGGCATCTCAATCTTCCGCTCTGCAACAGACAGATTCTTCTGCATTGTGGAGTGGCCGAAGAGAATATCCAGGATTGTGGCATCTGTACCTTTGCCCATAGCGATGAGTACTTCTCTGCCAGAAAGCTGGGTATCGAGAGTGGCAGAATCTATACAGGCATCTTGTTGAAGTAA
- a CDS encoding phosphoribosylaminoimidazolecarboxamide formyltransferase encodes MKELALKYGCNPNQKPSRIYMDDGRELPIEVINGRPGYINFLDAFNSWQLVKELKAATGMPAAASFKHVSPAGAAIGLPLSDTLKKIYFVDDVKFELSPLACAYARARGADRMCSYGDFVALSDVCDEATALLIKREVSDGVIAPGYTPEAIEILKEKRKGTYCVIKIDPDYVPAPIEHKQVFGVTFEQGRNEVKLDDPALFEDVPTKNKTFTPEAKRDLIISLITLKYTQSNSVCYVKDGQAIGIGAGQQSRIHCTRLAGSKADEWWLRQCPKVMNLPFKEKIRRADRDNTINVYISDEWEDVLQDGVWEQFFTEKPEPLTREEKKAWIAQNKGVSLGSDAFFPFGDNIERAHKSGVEYIAEAGGSIRDDHVIDTCDKYGIAMAFTHVRLFHH; translated from the coding sequence ATGAAAGAATTAGCACTTAAGTACGGATGTAATCCAAATCAGAAACCTTCTCGCATCTATATGGATGACGGAAGGGAGCTTCCTATCGAAGTGATCAACGGCCGTCCTGGCTACATCAACTTCCTGGATGCCTTCAATTCCTGGCAATTGGTCAAGGAGCTCAAGGCTGCTACAGGAATGCCTGCTGCCGCTAGTTTCAAACACGTTTCTCCTGCCGGTGCAGCTATCGGCTTGCCTCTGAGCGACACATTGAAGAAGATTTACTTCGTTGATGATGTCAAGTTTGAGCTCTCTCCATTGGCTTGTGCCTATGCTCGTGCCCGTGGCGCTGACCGCATGTGCTCTTATGGCGACTTTGTTGCGCTGAGCGATGTATGCGACGAGGCTACAGCCCTCCTCATCAAGCGTGAGGTGAGCGATGGTGTCATTGCTCCAGGCTATACTCCTGAGGCTATTGAGATTCTGAAGGAAAAGCGCAAGGGTACCTACTGCGTTATCAAGATTGATCCTGACTATGTGCCAGCTCCTATCGAGCACAAGCAGGTGTTCGGTGTTACCTTCGAACAGGGACGCAACGAGGTGAAGCTTGATGATCCTGCTCTCTTCGAGGATGTTCCTACCAAGAACAAGACTTTCACTCCTGAGGCTAAGCGCGATCTGATTATCTCGCTCATCACCCTGAAGTATACTCAGAGTAACTCTGTATGCTACGTAAAGGATGGTCAGGCTATCGGTATCGGTGCCGGCCAGCAGAGCCGTATCCACTGTACCCGTCTGGCTGGTTCTAAGGCTGATGAGTGGTGGTTGCGCCAGTGTCCTAAGGTGATGAACCTGCCTTTCAAGGAGAAGATCCGTCGTGCCGACCGCGACAATACCATCAATGTCTACATCTCTGATGAGTGGGAGGATGTATTGCAGGACGGCGTTTGGGAGCAGTTCTTTACTGAGAAGCCTGAGCCATTGACCCGCGAGGAGAAGAAGGCTTGGATTGCACAGAACAAGGGTGTATCATTAGGTAGTGATGCTTTCTTCCCATTCGGCGACAATATTGAGCGTGCTCACAAGAGTGGTGTTGAATACATAGCAGAAGCAGGCGGTAGTATCCGTGACGATCATGTTATTGATACCTGCGACAAGTACGGCATCGCTATGGCGTTTACTCACGTTCGCCTCTTCCATCACTAA
- a CDS encoding M23 family metallopeptidase, which translates to MKKGLRLLAVAGLMVFSLSSFMPAKNVFTAAEQQQVSIATPGLFAQSQAFNVDFEIFRAKEYSFPLPVGKATLLNNHVLRISTSKGDAVKAMLEGYVRLSRKSESMGNVIVVRHDCGLETVYANNAENLVKVGQHVDAGQTIAIVGSKEGETYCDFSIMVNGGRLNPETFIELKSHKLRRQTVQFRKQGARVIASVIGGKDSSVGRNAEADKEASGKKKGRIGDGMTLDPDEVHDPFTITNTFELDLEKIEKTAWAYPLPGAKVISPYGGKRRHSGVDLKTCPNDEIVAAFDGTVVASGPFYGYGNCIRIRHAYGFETLYSHQSRNKVKKGDKVKAGQVIGLTGRTGRATTEHLHFEVSFDGRRLDPAIIYDHGKHQLKPVTLHLTKGRGVKSVKNR; encoded by the coding sequence ATGAAAAAAGGATTGCGGCTATTGGCTGTGGCAGGACTCATGGTGTTCTCGCTGAGCAGCTTTATGCCCGCTAAAAATGTATTCACGGCAGCCGAACAGCAGCAGGTGAGTATTGCAACACCCGGTCTCTTTGCCCAGAGTCAGGCATTTAATGTAGACTTTGAGATATTCCGTGCAAAGGAATATTCCTTCCCGCTTCCTGTGGGCAAAGCAACCCTTCTGAACAATCATGTGTTGCGTATCTCTACCTCTAAAGGCGATGCTGTCAAGGCGATGCTCGAAGGTTATGTGCGACTTTCCAGAAAGTCGGAATCAATGGGTAATGTCATCGTGGTGCGCCACGATTGCGGTCTGGAAACCGTTTATGCCAACAATGCCGAGAACCTGGTTAAGGTAGGACAGCATGTGGATGCCGGACAGACGATTGCCATTGTAGGCTCTAAGGAGGGTGAAACTTATTGCGATTTCTCTATCATGGTGAATGGCGGTAGGTTGAATCCGGAAACTTTCATAGAGTTGAAATCGCATAAGTTGCGCCGCCAGACGGTGCAGTTCCGCAAGCAGGGTGCTCGTGTCATCGCTTCGGTTATCGGTGGCAAGGATTCTTCTGTAGGAAGAAATGCTGAGGCTGACAAGGAGGCATCTGGCAAGAAAAAGGGTAGAATAGGAGATGGAATGACGCTCGATCCTGATGAGGTTCATGATCCGTTTACCATTACCAATACTTTCGAGCTTGATTTGGAGAAGATAGAAAAGACAGCCTGGGCTTATCCTTTGCCGGGTGCCAAGGTAATCAGTCCTTATGGTGGCAAGCGCCGCCATTCGGGTGTGGATCTCAAGACGTGCCCGAATGATGAGATTGTGGCTGCATTTGACGGTACGGTTGTTGCATCAGGACCCTTCTATGGTTACGGCAACTGCATCCGTATCAGGCATGCTTATGGTTTCGAGACGCTCTACAGTCATCAGAGTAGGAACAAGGTGAAGAAGGGCGATAAGGTAAAGGCTGGTCAGGTAATCGGTTTGACGGGCCGCACCGGTAGGGCTACCACAGAGCACCTCCATTTCGAGGTTAGCTTTGATGGTAGACGACTGGACCCAGCCATCATTTATGACCACGGCAAGCATCAATTGAAGCCTGTAACCCTTCATCTAACGAAGGGCAGGGGCGTAAAGAGTGTAAAGAACCGATAG